gggcagcgcggggggggggccgctgTCAGCCCGCCCTGAcgggcagcccaggctgggggggggggggggggggagggagccgccagcatcccccaccccccgccggcatccccggggtggtggtggtgggggggcgcaccccagggacccccaggcgTCCTGACCTCTCagccccccccctcacccccagagAACTGGGGCTTTGCCGCATTGCACCCCCAAACCCCGGGGGGGGGTCATCCAGCCACAGGGCagcagtggggggggggatgcaccCCCAAACCCCGGGGGGGGAAACTGGGGGGTCCCCATCCCGCCCCAGGGCAGCAGCGAGAGAGGAGCGATGCACCCCCAAACCCCGGGGGGGGAGACTCTGGGGGTCTCCATCCCAGGGCAGCAGTGGGGGGGGGATGCACCCCCAAACCccgggggggggaactggggggtcTCCATCCCAGGGCAGCAGCGAGAGAGGGAGGatgcacccccaaaccccaaggGGGGGGGACTCTGGGGgtccccatccagccccaggGGGGCGATGCACCCCCAAAGCCCATCCGACCGCCTCGCCCGGGGGGTGCTGAGCTCGGGGTGGGGGTAGGGGGGGGAGGATTCGCAGCTCCCCGGGCCCCGCTAACGGGGGCTgagtcgtgtgtcccccccctcgcccccaccgGCGcagggcggctgcggggccgtTAATAATGGATGAGCCCAAATTGGCGGCCGCAGCCGGTTAATCCCTGCAAACACGGCGACGGCTGAGCAaacaggggctgcggggggggctgggggggggaccctgcaccggcggggggcgggggggggacgacgacacccTGCAccggatggggaggggggggtgggtcCCATCCGCCACGCAGCGTGTATCCCAATACCAGGCACCATGGTGTGCCGCACCCCGGGAGGGCGtacggggctgggggtgccggagTGGGGCACCCTGtggcccacccccccaccccccccaggtcCCCGCGATGGCGGCGATGGCGATGGCGTGCCCTTTGCCCGCTGTCGTGCCGGGGCAAAGTCTGGCAGGGGGAGCGGTGCCGCCGGCAGCTCGGCAGGGAGAGGTGGGTCAGGGTGGGCTGGAACCCCCCCCGGAgtggggtatgggggggggggggggggctgccgggggggggcaccggccCCGGGTGGGCTCATGGGGTGCTGGGTGCGCATACACTGGCGCTGGGTGGGCACGCGGGACCCTGCGTGGGCCCAGGGGGTCCGGGATGGGGGGCATGCACCAGCCCTGGGGGGGCATGCGGGACCCAgggtgggtgcagggtgggggttcagggtgctgggggggcatgCGGGACCCTGGGTGGGCCCAGGGCatcctggggggggtgggggtgcagggcgCTGGGTGGGCATGCACCGGTCCGGGGTGGGCACATGGCAGCCAGGCGGGCATGCAATAGCTCTGGGTGGGCACGTGGGACCCTGGGTGGGCACGCAGGACCTCCGGGAGGGCATGCACTGGCCATGAGTGGGCACGCAGGTCACTTGGGGGGTCtggcacgggggggggacacacagcgtGACCTGGGGTCCCTGACTGCACTCTCCACCCCGCAGGGTGCCGGAtgccggggctgtgccggtgCCCGCCGGGGCGGTgacccccagggcagccccactGAGCCGGTGGCCACAGTGAGGGGGAGGATGGCCAAGCGGCTGCTGGTGGCCTAcgggctgtgggcgctgggggggCCGCTGGGGCTGCACCACATTTACCTGGGCCGGGACAGCCACGCGCTGCTCTGGATGCTGACGCTGGGCGGCTTCGGTGCCGGCTGGCTCTGGGACTTCTGGCACATCCCCGGCTGGGTGGCCACCGCCAACGGGGTCGGGGTGGCCGGGGACCGCGGTGGGACGGTGCCGGCCCTCAGCCCCCTGCGTCTGGCGGGGCAGGTGACGGTGGGGACGTATTTCGGGCTGGtggcggcgctggggctgccctgggtgcCAGTGCTGCTGGCGCAGCccctggccgtggggctgggggtgcagctgGTCTCCTCAGTGGGGGACCAGACGGCGGAGGCCCCCAACGTCCTGGCCGCAGCCTTCCTCGCCTCCTTCCTCTTccagggctgggtgctggcggTGCTGCCGGTCAGCCTGGCCGCCAGCGTGGCAGCCCAGCGGCACCGGCGCTACAAACCCCGGGGGACGCCGCtgcccaggctgcctgcccggCTCTATCACCTGGGGCTGGCCTGCCTGGCCTTCGCCGCCCCCCTCGCCTGCCGCGGGCTCTGCGGTGCCGCCGGGGTGCTGGGCACCCTCCTGGCCCTGCCCCGCGCCGCCACcgagctcctgctcctgcccctccgcGCCATCCGCCTCCTGGCAGAGACCCTGGGCTTGGCCGgtgaccccccaccccagcctcccACCACCGGCTTCGGAGCGAGGAGCTGGAGCCAGCGGCAGCAGTGGGCATATGAGGTGCGGGATGCAGCGCTGGGTACCGGGGGGGAcggggtggtggagggggggggggggacgctgcCGGGGGAGGGACGCCGCGGGGGGAAGGATGCTGCGGGGGGACGCTGTGTTTGGGGCACCCATGGGGTTTGGCTGCTCCCATACTGGGGGGACCCCCTTTTTGGGGTCCCCTCCGGCTGCAGGGCACACCAGGGGCGAGCCCGGTGGTGTTCCCCCCCCCGACAATCGCCCAACGcgtccctctccccccccaacTCCAGGTCCTGGGCCTCCCGGCCGGCGCCTCCACCGAGGACGTGCACCGGAGCTACCGGGAGCTGGTGAAGGTTTGGCACCCGGACCACAACCGGCAGCGGGCCGAAGAGGCCCAACGGCGCTTCATCGAGCTGCAGGAGGCCTACGAGGAGCTGGGGGGGcccaggcgggcggcgggggggtgacACCAGGCGTTGTGAACACGAGGGTTCCCTGTCGCTGCTGCCTCGGACCTTGGCTCGGCGCGAGGGGCAGGGACGGCGCGGCAGGGCACGAGGCCGCCGGTAAACCATTGCTGGGGGATGTCGGCGACGCCATGCACGAGGGGCTCGTGCGAACTGTTGCACGGGGGGCTCGTGCGAGCCATTGCATGGGGTCTTGCATGAACGATGGCGTAGGGGCTTGTGCAAACCACTGCAGGGTGACCTGTGCAGACTGTTACGCGaagcccccgccagcccctgccGGGCCCGCAGCtccggtgcccccccccggggccggcggggctggaggcgcTGCGGCGGTTCGGGACGAGCGGGGACGCGAACCCGCTGACGCCGGGCTCCCCACTCGGGTGTTTCCGCCGCGGGGCGGCGGCTCTCGGCAGTTTCCGTCCACGttcggctcccgccgccccgcccctgcTGGAGGCGGGGCCTCGGCATTGCTGGATGCGATTGGCTCCCGGCCGGGGTTGGCCACGCCTCTCCGCCGAGGCGAGGGCGGGGACTTCGCCGTCGTGTCGGCTGGGCCGCTTCGCCATTGGCTGTCCTCCTCGCGCCGCGCCGTGTCCCCGCGCGCCCAGCGGCACCGCTCTGCCCTCTCATTGGCCAGGAGCTCACGGCACCTCCCCCGTTTCGCATCTGACTGGCTGGAGACGAAGGAAGGCGGGCCGAGCCGGGCCTTTCCCGCCCTCTCATTGGTGGACTCCTCCAGGAGGGCGGGCGCGGTGCGGCGTTCTCGCGCCGCCGTTGGCTGCCGGGCGCTGGCCGCCTCCCGATTGGCTGGCGCGTGCCGAGGGCTCCAGCCgggccgcggcccccgcccccctccccggttcATCGCGGCggcctgaggtggggggggggcgagcggggcccGCCGCCACTGACGGTGAGTGCGGGGCTGGGCCCGGCCGGGAGCGAGGGCGGGGGtcgggccaggccgggccgggggtcGGTGGGGCCttgtgaggggagggggggctgagGGGCCTTGTGAGGGGCTGAGGGGCCTGGGAGGGGGGGCGCGGCGAGGGGCCTTGTGAGGGGAGAGGGTGGTCGGTGGGGCCTTCTGGGGGGATGGCGGGCGCTGAGGAGTGTTGTGAGGGGATGAGGGACCGAGGGGTCTTGGAGGGGGTCGCTGAGGGGCCTTGTGAAGGAATGGGGGGTCCGGCGCGGCTTGTGAGGGGTCCGAGGAGCATTGTGAGGGGATGGGGGCATCTGAGGGGTGTtgtgaggggagggtgggggcTGAGGGGCCTTGGAGGTGGGGCTTGGAGCCTTGTGAGGTGTCGGGGTGGCCCGGAGGGGGCTTGTGAGGGGATGGGAGGGTCTGAGGGATCTTGTGAGGGGATGAAGGCCCAGGGGCCTTGGAGGGGGTCGCTGTGGGGCCTtgtgaggggatgggggggtccgAAGGGGCTTGTGAGGGATGTGAGCGGGCCCAAGGAGAATTGTGAGGCGATGAGGGTGGCCGAGGGGCCTTATgagaggatgctggggggggcgaggggctttatgaagggaagggggggggtctGAGTGGCCTTGTGAGGTTTAGAGGGGGTGCTCTGTGGGACAGAGAACAGCCTGGGGGGTGGGCTGTGGGGAAATGGGGGGAGCAGAAGAGATGCTGTGTGGGGAAGGGGGtgccctgtgtgtgtgtgggggggtggggagtgaaGGGTGACAGTGATGGAGTGAGGGGGGAGTGGGAGAAGGCCTGGGTGTCAGGGGGGTATGAGGAGGAGAGTCCCCCTCCACAGCCCCAAtgatggggaaggggctggctggggagcaggcccgggggggtgggcaggggttgCAGTGGGGGGGCCCAGGGGCGGCTGCAGAAGGGGATTTGTGGGTTGGAGCAGTGGGGTTtggatggggtgtgggggggaggcAGTGGGGCAGCCGGCAGGCGCTGAGTCAGGGCCGTCGGGGCGAGCCGTGGGCGCGCGGGGCTGGCGTGACTGACGGGGAGCGAGCGGTCGGCAGCGTTAATACATTATTTATGCCGTAGCCGGGACACGTAGACAGCCCTGCTCACACAGTGCTTCCACCCGCCGTCCTTCATCCCTGCCTCCACCGTGCCTCTCCTCCCATACCCACCCGGCTCCCAAATCCCAGGGGCAGGAATCCTCTCCCGGTGTGCTTGGAGATCTTGCTCTGTCACCTTTGGTTGTTACCGTAACACAAATAATTAactaatgagggtggtgagaagcAGGCTGAGACGCAAAGAGGGAAGCGTTATTTTCCCCTGTACCTCCACAGAGCTGTGGTCTTTAGCGCACCTAAAGCTTGAATTTCCCCCCGGGCACTTATTCACGCAGGATTTTCTCCAGGCGAAAGCCACCTGGCAGTAAGTTAGGAGGTGGCTTCCTGTGCCTGGTCCCCACTCTTGCCTGCCTGTGGGTGCTCGCCGgtgctgttcttgttttgtgaTTGATGATGAGCTTCCCGAGTGAGCAGAAAGAGACGTTAATGTATCCGCAGAGGGAGCTGTTGCAGAGAAGTTGTGAAGCCTCCTTCCCAACGGAGACAAGCCTTCCACCACGGTGCCGTAGGAAGGAAGGCAAAGAatagggttttgtttggtttggagaGGGGAGAAAATCCTGTGAGGGGGGTGGGATTTCTTTCTGGGGGTGCATTAATGGTTGCCCCAGTGTAATTGTCCTCCCTGGGTGTGACGATCTCTGTGGAGGGGTGATGGTCTGATTGATTCTCTTGGAAAGCTGGTTGCCATCAGAGGAACTCTAGATGCCCACCGACTACCTGTGGGATCTGCTGCAGCGTCCCGCCAGAGCCTGGCGACTATTTTCATGATTTTGAGCTTTTTATGATGGCTACTTCTCACTGACTGCGCTGCATTTCCCGCTGGGTGCTTCCATTGTGAAGCTCTGGCTGCCATGTCTTTCTTTGGAGGTGTTCTAGATCTTGAGGCCTTTTGCCTGGGATGTTACAGGCAGAGGGTGCGGAGCGTTTTGCTGTACTGTTTGGCTCTGGGGCTTTGTGCTTTCTAAGCAGGACTCGCTCACACAAGCGGGGGTGCCCCGTGATGCCGTCCAGCTGGAGGATAGGTCTGAATCCAGGGGATGTGGAGACCTGGAGAAGGTTTGGTGGAGCAGAAAGGGCAGCGTTTGGTATGAGAGCTCCTCATCTCCTCATCATTCGGGTCCGTATTGCTATCCCTCTGTCACACGGCATTGCTCTTGCTGCTAGCGGCCTCGGCGTTTATTTCCTTTATTGCAATACTCCGTTAATAATGTAGTTTGTGTGCGCTGGGCCAGCAAAGCGTGTGCAGCCTGTCTTTACTCTCAGACACGATCAGTGTGAAAGTTGTGTGCGGCTTCAGCCGCTATTTTGCTGTATATCACACGTACGTGGCCGTAGCAACGTCTGCAGAGGTTACCATCGCTTCAGGTTTGCCAGACCAAGCTCCTCTTGCAGGAATTGTCTAATGCataagggtttgttttttcttaaattgtagCTTACTCTTCAAGggacatttaaatattttatgatttttctgAGCCATGCAACCCTGAAGCAGAAGGTTCTTGTTGGATTCAGGACAAAGGAGCTCTAAAGGTGACTTGCAATCTGAAGGGGGATATGCAGGTACTgcgttttttaaaaataataaatctggtGATTAACATATAGGGCtcatttttaatgatattttcaagCTCTTTCTTGGGACCTTGAGGTTAGCTGTAAccaaaggaaaagctgaaggagaggaaaaggttTCTAGTAGAACTCCAGTAATCCCATTCCCTCCCATTTAAATTGGGGGAGATGAGGGATGTTTTCACTACTTAAAGTGGAACAATGAAAGGTGGCATCTTCTGCTACATTtgccattattttttccttccttctttttaaagcttctgatttttttagaCAGTTtgataaaaagtaaaatttaatctACGTTTATCCCCTTAAATATGAAACAGTTCTTGGCAAGTCACTGGGACCCTTCCAGATCACAACGCTGGCAAAGACAATCTAAAAATAGTAGCAATCCACGCAAAAATTACCCAGGACCAACATCCGTGTGTGAGTTTCCATTGCAGCTGTTCCCCGTGGGCAGCGGGCTGGGAAAGGACGCAGAGAGGACCAGAAGGCAAAGTGTAAAGAGATCTTTGcctcaggaaagcaaaatttGGTGTCCGACTCCAGAGTGTTTCCCTCCTGTGGAATCACCCCATTTGCATCGCGGCGTAAAAGCGTCAGAAATCCCACCAGGGATTCCCAGGACTCGTTTAGCTGGGAAGTGAGTGTGGGAAACGGCCTCCGACCAGGAATCTTCTACTGCAGCCCCCTCCCGAAGAGCACAAAACCCAGGGGTCTGCTCTTTTATCTTCGTGAAGTATTTGTAACCACTCTGGGCGAGGTTTTATAGCATCATCAGAAGAGATACGGGAGTGTTTTGTCatctgaaatatgtaattttactTCCTTGTGCTGCAAAACGATACACAATTAGCTTATAAGAGGTAGGTGTTTGAGAATAGCTAATGCCCAGTCGTGCTCTGCATAATGCAGTCGGTGAAAGAACAATAAATGTGTGGATTTAAACAGAATATAGACAGCTAATTATCTCTGAGGTTAAATGTTCAGCTCATTCCTGAGGAAATACTGGGGGGGGAAACCCAAACCCCAAGAGTGATATTaagcaactatttttttttattattttttttttaaatcctaaaatgGTTCTTTGTGTTGTATAATTTTACGATCCTTCGTCCAGTCCCATGAAGGGACTTGTAGAAAGAGAAGCTGCTTTGTGCAGGCGGGGATTCGGCGTTGGGCCTTCCTAGCCCTGTGCCGCTCCTGCCCCTGGTCCCTCCCTGCCGCTGTTGAGTGGAAGGAGCTTCTGAAAACTGCTTGTCTCTGTTTGATGGGGAAAAACCAAAcccgaaaaaaaagaaaacaaacccaaaaaaaagaaacaagcccCAGGTTACAGTTGGGCTTTCTGCGCTTCCTTCCTTTCAGACACAGGGTAATAAAGCCGCCTGGCTTTGATTAAAACCTTGGCCTGATGCGTTCCGTCGGCTGTTTCAGGGCATGAGAGTTAGTTCTTCGAACGGAAACAACGGAGGCATCCGTTGAACGCAAGAGATGAAACAGGCTTATTTTGGGCTGCTGTAACTTAACAGGTATTTGCCAAAATCCCCCCAAATCTCAGGTTTTCAGCTCCTTGGGGATTCAGTGAGAATCTGTGCTATGCTGGGGCCGGCAGTGGGACCATCGGGGTGTTGTGTGCGCAGTGCATTAACCCTCCTTCTCCGCGTTGGGCTTCCTCACAGGTAGCACGTATTCCTGAATTTCTAGTGTAattgtgtgggtgtttttttttttttttttccttttccaggacaCGCTGTAAAACTGAGTTAATTCCCTTCTTGCCCGAGTGCGTTACGgagggggacgggagggggggcTCAGTGCTGTGGGCAAACACCCGGCTCCTCAGCAGTGCCGGAGTcttggaaaatggatttttatttgaGAACGATTATAAATTACAAACAGGACAATTTATTCTCCTGAAATGCTGTTGTGTGTACTCACAGAGACGCCTCTTAACATGCTTGATCAACAAGATTAAAATAGCTTGGTAAGGGACTACTTAACTCAAAAGCCAATTAGCCAGATGCTACTGTACGGCGTGAATTATGCTGCGGCCAGGGACGGCCCCTGGTGCCACCGGCCCAGAGCAACCCCATCAAAATCCCTCCCGAGGAGCAGATTTATCGATTCTTCAGAACTCCAGGTTTCTCGGCAAAAGCATCTTCCGtagactaataaaaaaaaaaaaaaatccagacaaatTTCTCACTGTTTATCATCTTTCCCTTCAAACGGGGAGCTATTGAGTTCCAAAAGTTTGCTGAAATAATCCGTCTAGACGGAGCCAGAGCGGCGCAGCGAGGGAATGCCGCGGGTGAGGGATTTAGAAGCCGGTTCTCTTTTGACTTGCTGTCTGTAAAATTTCGGATGTGTTCCTTCTTTCTCAATTAGCTGGAATATGCTGATATTTGTGCATTTAACAATAATGCACGTTTCCAGTGTGATTTGGAAAAGTTTTACGTCGTCAGCTGAACGCTGGCAGCTCTGGGAGGAGTTTGGTTGCTCTGGCCATAACAGGAGGGAGTTGGGTTTCTTCGGGTTGTATTGCTCCCCCGTCGATTCTGTTATAactacaatattttattttaatcctgcaGGTAGATTTCTTGACGTTTTTGTATCGATGCTTTATGGTTTCTACAGCCACATACCATGGGCTGGATAAGCCTTATATTGCCCTTATCTGAAGGAGCTCCCCACTTGTAATGAGTTTATTTGAACTTGCATTAACCTTTGCTATTTTACCAGGCTTGAAATTTCCACTTGGGTTTTAAAAACGCTTGTGTGTTTTACAGCCCCCTCATGCCGCTCTGATTAAGGTTCCCGGCTAATTGCCGTGTTGAAATTTCCAGCCCTTCTGCCGGCAGAGACGCGGAGCTGAAGGCCTGAACCCCAATTTCGGCATGAGCCAGAGCCACTTGTGACCTGCTCTAGATCCTTACCACGGGG
The window above is part of the Chroicocephalus ridibundus chromosome 24, bChrRid1.1, whole genome shotgun sequence genome. Proteins encoded here:
- the DNAJC22 gene encoding dnaJ homolog subfamily C member 22 isoform X2: MAAMAMACPLPAVVPGQSLAGGAVPPAARQGEGAGCRGCAGARRGGDPQGSPTEPVATVRGRMAKRLLVAYGLWALGGPLGLHHIYLGRDSHALLWMLTLGGFGAGWLWDFWHIPGWVATANGVGVAGDRGGTVPALSPLRLAGQGWVLAVLPVSLAASVAAQRHRRYKPRGTPLPRLPARLYHLGLACLAFAAPLACRGLCGAAGVLGTLLALPRAATELLLLPLRAIRLLAETLGLAGDPPPQPPTTGFGARSWSQRQQWAYEVLGLPAGASTEDVHRSYRELVKVWHPDHNRQRAEEAQRRFIELQEAYEELGGPRRAAGG
- the DNAJC22 gene encoding dnaJ homolog subfamily C member 22 isoform X1; translation: MAAMAMACPLPAVVPGQSLAGGAVPPAARQGEGAGCRGCAGARRGGDPQGSPTEPVATVRGRMAKRLLVAYGLWALGGPLGLHHIYLGRDSHALLWMLTLGGFGAGWLWDFWHIPGWVATANGVGVAGDRGGTVPALSPLRLAGQVTVGTYFGLVAALGLPWVPVLLAQPLAVGLGVQLVSSVGDQTAEAPNVLAAAFLASFLFQGWVLAVLPVSLAASVAAQRHRRYKPRGTPLPRLPARLYHLGLACLAFAAPLACRGLCGAAGVLGTLLALPRAATELLLLPLRAIRLLAETLGLAGDPPPQPPTTGFGARSWSQRQQWAYEVLGLPAGASTEDVHRSYRELVKVWHPDHNRQRAEEAQRRFIELQEAYEELGGPRRAAGG